A region of Ictidomys tridecemlineatus isolate mIctTri1 chromosome 4, mIctTri1.hap1, whole genome shotgun sequence DNA encodes the following proteins:
- the Rcor2 gene encoding REST corepressor 2, whose protein sequence is MPSVMEKPSAGSGILSRSRAKTAPNGGQPHSEDDSSEEEHSHDSMIRVGTNYQAVIPECKPESPARYSNKELKGMLVWSPNHCVSDAKLDKYIAMAKEKHGYNIEQALGMLLWHKHDVEKSLADLANFTPFPDEWTVEDKVLFEQAFGFHGKCFQRIQQMLPDKLIPSLVKYYYSWKKTRSRTSVMDRQARRLGGRKDKEDSDELEEGRGTVSEGEPDAGDPKREPLPSRPLNTRPGPGKKEVQVSQYRHHPLRTRRRPPKGMYLSPEGLTAVSGSPDLANLTLRGLDSQLISLKRQVQSMKQANSSLRQALEGGIDPLRPPEANTKFNSRWTTDEQLLAVQAIRRYGKDFGAIAEVIGNKTLTQVKTFFVSYRRRFNLEEVLQEWEAEQDGAPGAPVPMEQARRGAPLPAPALEEDDEVQITSVSTSVPRSVPPAPPPPPLPSSLSQPPPLLRPPLPTAPTLLRQPPPLQQGRFLQPRLAPNQPPPPLIRPALPASRHSARPGPQPPPTLIGAPLEPPAPSL, encoded by the exons ATGCCCTCGGTGATGGAAAAGCCGAGTGCGGGCTCCGGGATCCTGTCCCGCAGCCGGGCCAAGACGGCGCCCAACGGCGGACAGCCGCACTCGGAGGATGACAGCAGCGAGGAGGAGCACTCGCACG ACAGCATGATCCGAGTTGGAACCAATTACCAGGCCGTAATTCCGGAGTGCAAGCCTG AGAGCCCAGCTCGCTACAGCAACAAGGAGCTGAAGGGGATGTTGGTGTGGTCACCCAACCACTGCGTGTCAGATGCTAAGC TTGACAAGTACATTGCTATGGCCAAGGAGAAGCATGGCTACAACATCGAGCAG GCACTGGGCATGCTCCTGTGGCATAAGCATGATGTGGAGAAGTCACTGGCTGACCTGGCCAATTTCACCCCGTTCCCTGATGAGTGGACCGTGGAGGATAAGGTGCTGTTCGAGCAGGCCTTCGGCTTCCACGGCAAGTGCTTCCAGCGGATCCAGCAGATG CTGCCTGACAAGCTCATTCCCAGCCTGGTGAAGTATTATTACTCTTGGAAGAAGACCCGCAGCCGAACCAGTGTGATGGACAGACAGGCACGGCGGCTGGGTGGCCGGAAGGACAAAGAAGACAG CGATGAGCTTGAAGAGGGACGAGGAACCGTGAGTGAGGGAGAGCCAGATGCTGGAGACCCCAAGAGAGAG cctctgCCCTCTAGGCCCCTGAATACGCGCCCAGGCCCTGGAAAGAAGGAGGTCCAGGTGTCTCAGTACCGCCACCACCCGCTCCGAACCCGGCGACGCCCACCCAAGGGCATGTACCTGAGTCCTGAGGGCCTCACTGCAGTGTCAGGAAGCCCAGACCTTGCCAACCTCACACTCCGGGGTCTCGATTCCCAGCTCATCTCCCTCAAACGCCAG GTGCAGAGCATGAAGCAGGCCAACAGCAGCCTCCGCCAAGCCCTGGAGGGTGGCATCGACCCGCTCCGCCCCCCTGAG GCCAATACCAAGTTCAACTCCCGATGGACCACAGATGAGCAGCTTTTGGCTGTGCAAG CCATCCGTAGATATGGCAAAGACTTTGGGGCTATTGCTGAGGTGATTGGGAACAAGACTTTGACCCAGGTGAAGACCTTCTTTGTGAGCTACCGGCGCCGCTTCAATCTGGAGGAGGTGCTGCAGGAGTGGGAGGCCGAGCAGGATGGGGCCCCCGGAGCCCCAGTGCCCATGGAGCAGGCCAGGAGAGGGGCTCCCttgccagccccagccctagaggaGGACGATGAg gTCCAGATTACATCTGTCTCAACATCTGTGCCCAGATCGGTGCCCCCTGCACCGCCACCCCCTCCATTGCCCTCCTCGCTGTCCCAGCCTCCCCCGCTGCTGAGGCCACCTCTGCCCACGGCTCCCACCCTGCTTCGCCAGCCACCCCCACTACAGCAGGGCCGCTTCCTGCAGCCCCGGCTCGCTCCTAATCAGCCCCCTCCACCTCTCATCCGCCCGGCCTTGCCTGCCTCCCGCCACAGTGCCCGCCCTGGTCCTCAGCCCCCACCTACCCTGATCGGAGCCCCTCTGGAACCTCCAGCACCCTCACTCTGA